The following proteins come from a genomic window of Ailuropoda melanoleuca isolate Jingjing chromosome 2, ASM200744v2, whole genome shotgun sequence:
- the EXO5 gene encoding exonuclease V has translation MAETGEEVSAEEVSAEEVSAEASGFSDLSDSEFLEYLDLEDTQESSASLSKPGPSSELPGKDGKLINLPKLKRRLDVSPPMERFHLKYLYVTDLSAQDWCEQHMVYEKELPGFLAPEKATVLDTGASIHLARELEVHDLVTIPITTKEDAWAVKFLNILSMIPVLQSEGRTREFPVFGEVEGVLLVGVIDELRYTAKGELELAELKTRRRPMLPLEAQKTKDRFQVSLYKYIFDAMVQGKVTSASLIHHTKLCPDKPLGPSVLRHARQGGFSVKSLGDLMELVFLSLTLSDLPVIDVLRIEYIHQETATVLGTETVAFEEKEVKGKVQHYMAYWMGHREPQGVDVEEAWKCRTCNYADICEWRKGGGMPSCTLEPQTKKVK, from the coding sequence ATGGCAGAGACTGGGGAAGAGGTGTCAGCGGAAGAGGTGTCAGCAGAAGAGGTGTCAGCAGAGGCCTCAGGGTTCTCAGACTTGAGTGACTCAGAGTTTCTAGAGTATCTGGACCTGGAAGATACTCAAGAGTCAAGTGCTTCACTTAGCAAGCCTGGCCCTTCTTCTGAACTCCCTGGGAAGGATGGCAAGCTCATAAACTTACCAAAGTTGAAAAGAAGATTGGATGTCTCACCACCTATGGAGCGATTCCATCTTAAATATTTGTATGTTACTGACCTGTCTGCTCAGGACTGGTGTGAACAGCACATGGTATATGAGAAGGAGCTTCCTGGTTTCTTGGCTCCTGAGAAGGCAACTGTTTTGGACACTGGTGCCAGCATCCACCTAGCTAGAGAACTAGAAGTTCATGATCTTGTGACTATCCCCATCACTACCAAAGAAGACGCTTGGGCAGTTAAGTTTCTGAATATATTATCAATGATTCCTGTCTTGCAGTCAGAAGGACGCACCAGAGAGTTTCCAGTGTTTGGAGAAGTGGAGGGTGTGCTGCTCGTTGGAGTAATTGATGAGCTGCGCTATACAGCCAAGGGGGAGCTGGAACTGGCTGAACTCAAGACACGCAGGCGCCCTATGCTCCCTCTGGAAGCCCAGAAAACAAAAGACCGTTTTCAAGTCAGCCTATACAAATATATCTTTGATGCCATGGTTCAAGGAAAAGTGACCAGCGCTAGCCTAATCCACCACACAAAATTATGTCCAGACAAGCCACTGGGACCTTCAGTGCTGAGGCATGCTCGGCAGGGAGGCTTCTCTGTGAAGTCCTTGGGTGACCTCATGGAGCTAGTCTTCTTGTCTCTAACACTGTCTGACCTCCCAGTTATTGATGTCCTGAGGATTGAATATATCCACCAAGAGACTgccactgtgctgggcacagagactgtggccttcGAAGAGAAGGAGGTGAAAGGCAAAGTGCAGCACTATATGGCCTACTGGATGGGCCACCGAGAGCCTCAAGGGGTTGATGTGGAGGAGGCTTGGAAGTGCCGGACATGTAACTATGCAGATATCTGTGAGTGGAGGAAGGGCGGTGGGATGCCCAGCTGCACTCTCGAGCCGCAAaccaaaaaagtgaaatga